In Aspergillus fumigatus Af293 chromosome 2, whole genome shotgun sequence, a genomic segment contains:
- a CDS encoding putative pathogenicity factor: MSPPSSSHSPNASTTMTPKPKATPSKQPLHPTPTRQEQTQEPPCEFTHPCTTSTTSLSGSGSGSGSHPRKLISHIFGRNKTSTKLFPSTVWVHYCRKHYQRARYRSRAWPFTQCELLLDSLGRMEAWGGVESFEVVLRRREMERLSSAEQRQGSGKKGTGRALRKGRRGGGGEASACTSTGASGEEYGDDEEESDDGGRRRRRKPRIKACPVPGWLRAETGPGKSFAEIRAMVERIREDLTEQQHRLTQKTKGTGKSKEQVLFPDIEILPTFRSWVLEQATADGENTSKKSRVSRKGAVQKGTKVIQ; the protein is encoded by the coding sequence ATgtcccccccctcctcttctcatTCCCCCAATGCATCTACAACCATGACCCCCAAACCCAAAGCAACCCCATCCAAACAACCCCTCCATCCGACTCCTACAAGACAAGAACAGACCCAGGAACCCCCCTGCGAATTCACCCACCCCTGCACCACCTCCACAACATCCCtctccggcagcggcagcggcagcggcagccaCCCCCGCAAACTAATCTCGCACATCTTCGGCCGCAACAAAACATCCACGAAGCTCTTCCCCTCCACCGTGTGGGTGCACTACTGCCGCAAACACTACCAGCGGGCGCGGTACCGGTCGCGCGCATGGCCGTTTACACAGTGcgagctgctgctggatAGTTTGGGGAGGATGGAGGCTTGGGGCGGGGTGGAGAGTTTCGAAGTCGTGCTTCggaggagggagatggaAAGGCTTTCCTCTGCGGAGCAGCGGCAGGGCAGTGGGAAGAAGGGGACGGGGCGGGCTTTGAGAAAGGGGAGAcggggagggggaggggaggcCTCGGCTTGTACCTCTACGGGTGCTTCTGGGGAGGAGTAtggagatgacgaagaggagtcGGACGACGGTGGGAGACGACGGAGACGCAAGCCGCGGATCAAAGCGTGTCCTGTGCCCGGGTGGTTGCGCGCCGAGACAGGGCCTGGGAAGTCGTTTGCGGAGATCCGGGCCATGGTTGAGCGGATCCGAGAGGATCTGacggagcagcagcatcggCTGACCCAAAAGACAAAAGGCACCGGCAAAAGTAAAGAGCAGGTGTTGTTTCCGGATATTGAGATTCTGCCGACGTTTCGGAGCTGGGTTCTCGAGCAGGCCACGGCGGATGGGGAGAACACGAGCAAGAAGTCGAGGGTAAGTAGGAAGGGAGCGGTGCAGAAAGGCACAAAGGTGATCCAGTAG
- a CDS encoding U6 snRNP complex subunit PRP24 produces the protein MDINSLLSPDSNPQSGRSTPGNGSMSANNAPAATSRPSNKPLRKGRTTPARPTMTSSPLAHYVYAPSHLNDPSPPATSSPSVGPNIGGGNGTPPSVDLPPSRQASTPGMDTLADLASMQHHQPQRSNTSILRGTESYESQLSPSTMYPHVNPISHNTPTPRTSFDIAMSEGPREGAARRNYADTSLRPDAQRMATELFAQIQDNPHIYEAHVNFIRLLHEGFVNHVYPPNNPDIHGDPRKYDLLRDMRTAREEMDKLFAMGEDLWAEWIQDESMLAQSVEERIAVMELCQRSIEEEYGSTKLWTIYGEWVLYLYNSANGDTGSNQWSEEDKLVGREVFTWQSVLDVWQRGAEATRWRIHDSHLVWDRFLDLQVQDLSRRPSQERASQVKAFFDVRLQTPHATWDQTFQAFSGFVSTYYNANYEEIMADTAGRLATPVKEKYNAREHLEIKLRNAVDAGEFGLEWAAYSEYIDWEVSRHRRRRQSNFDLVNAIYQRAVLRFPTDSNLWEDYVMFLIDQNTHGNAGATTISTLERATRHCPCSGTLWSQYLLSSEREGQSFQRIADIKHKATSTGLLDAGGMEEVLKVHTAWCSYLRRRAFLSDSTDEDLDVAEVGIRSAIESVQELGEKKYGRSYQGDPLFRLERIYIRYLSESGSWDSARETFKGLVGRRGNSYEFWLTYYHWELISWSKFVQGEGTADAARRTPNPSFATAVLKQAIKRTDLDWPEKIMQVYIAHCEDYEDSDELQQAILETRKAMKAITARREKEAAAALQQQQQAAANYASQAEKRKRQDDTGVNGYPSSKKARAEEPTPAPAPAAPQPESVALRRDRENATVVVKNLPHHITEHRVRQFFRHCGTIKGLKMLPGDDGNSETAIIEFETREEALVAQTRDQKLLDDNAIEVHLGSGSTLFVTNFPSTADESYIQNLFREYGEIVDIRFPSLKYNTHRRFCYVQFKSSGDAHNATRLNGTRVGSDLSLVVKISDPTRREDRHGPVYEGREIHISNIDWKANEDDLKEVFQKYGTIETVRIPRKVDGGSKGFGYIVFSTKEEAETALAMHEQEFRSRPLQVRISTPQGAKRTATTIVNRVQSPATEANGTKAPSVEPEGTAKERSARTLGLMNVPDTVNDARIRAMVEPYGPLIKIVLRPDHQGAIVEFADVNHAGKASLELEGQEIAPGRRLHVGTVSELLKQSAEKKGGPGQATKSKDKATFLQPTGPIKRPVQPGQRGGRRGGLGVKRVTMSSTASQGASTKAEEGVQSATTMTTTNVTTESGAHPVGGEKLRKSNDDFRAMIQRNRGE, from the exons ATGGATATCAACTCACTTCTTTCGCCAGACTCGAATCCTCAATCTGGGCGTTCCACCCCTGGAAACGGATCGATGTCTGCCAACAATGCTCCTGCCGCGACCTCACGTCCATCGAACAAGCCGCTACGGAAAGGTCGCACAACTCCTGCACGGCCAACCATGACTTCATCTCCTCTTGCGCATTACGTATATGCCCCTTCGCACTTAAACGACCCTTCTCCGCCGGCGACGAGTAGTCCAAGTGTGGGTCCGAACAtaggaggaggaaatggcACGCCTCCATCTGTTGATCTGCCTCCATCCCGACAAGCATCCACGCCTGGGATGGATACCCTCGCAGATTTGGCGTCAATGCAACATCATCAGCCCCAGCGTTCCAATACCTCCATTCTGCGCGGCACAGAGTCCTATGAGAGCCAACTATCGCCATCCACCATGTACCCTCATGTTAACCCGATCTCTCATAATACGCCTACTCCCAGGACTTCGTTTGACATCGCAATGTCGGAGGGCCCGAGGGAAGGCGCTGCTCGGAGGAACTATGCGGACACTTCTTTGCGGCCCGATGCTCAAAGGATGGCGACGGAGCTCTTCGCTCAGATTCAAGACAATCCGCATATCTACGAGGCGCACGTGAATTTTATCCGTCTGCTCCACGAGGGCTTTGTCAACCATGTCTACCCGCCCAATAACCCGGATATCCATGGCGACCCAAGAAAATACGATCTCCTTAGGGATATGCGCACTGCCCGGGAGGAGATGGACAAGCTGTTCGCCATGGGTGAGGATCTCTGGGCGGAGTGGATTCAGGACGAGAGTATGCTGGCGCAATCGGTGGAGGAACGCATCGCGGTAATGGAACTCTGCCAGCGATCCATTGAGGAGGAGTACGGTAGTACCAAGCTATGGACCATCTACGGTGAATGGGTACTATACCTCTACAACTCCGCAAACGGGGATACTGGTTCGAACCAATGGTCCGAGGAGGACAAGCTGGTCGGTCGTGAGGTCTTTACCTGGCAATCAGTTCTGGATGTGTGGCAGCGAGGTGCCGAGGCAACCCGATGGAGGATTCATGATAGCCATCTGGTGTGGGATCGATTTTTGGACCTGCAAGTCCAGGACCTTTCTCGTCGCCCATCGCAAGAACGTGCCAGCCAAGTCAAGGCCTTCTTCGATGTCCGCTTGCAGACCCCACATGCTACCTGGGACCAGACCTTCCAGGCCTTTTCGGGATTCGTGTCGACCTACTACAACGCCAACTACGAGGAGATCATGGCCGACACGGCGGGTCGACTTGCGACGCCAGTCAAAGAGAAGTACAACGCGCGGGAGCATCTGGAGATCAAGTTGCGCAACGCGGTCGATGCGGGCGAGTTTGGCCTGGAGTGGGCGGCGTACTCGGAGTACATTGACTGGGAAGTGAGCCGACACCGGCGGAGACGCCAGTCGAATTTCGATCTTGTGAACGCTATCTACCAGCGTGCGGTCCTGCGTTTCCCGACCGACTCCAACCTCTGGGAAGACTACGTCATGTTCCTCATTGACCAGAATACGCACGGCAACGCGGGAGCGACCACAATATCGACGCTCGAAAGAGCCACCAGGCATTGCCCCTGCTCTGGTACCCTTTGGTCGCAGTACCTCCTAAGCTCCGAGCGGGAAGGCCAATCTTTCCAACGGATCGCTGACATCAAACACAAAGCCACAAGTACTGGCTTGCTGGACGCCGGTGGTATGGAGGAGGTACTGAAAGTCCATACCGCCTGGTGCAGCTACCTTCGTCGGCGCGCCTTTCTGTCAGATTCGACCGATGAGGACCTGGATGTTGCCGAAGTTGGCATCCGATCCGCCATCGAAAGTGTACAGGAACTCGGAGAGAAGAAGTACGGTCGCTCATACCAGGGTGATCCGCTGTTTCGCCTCGAACGCATCTATATCCGCTACCTGAGCGAAAGCGGCAGTTGGGACAGTGCACGCGAAACCTTCAAGGGGCTGGTCGGTCGCCGTGGCAATAGTTACGAATTCTGGCTCACCTACTATCACTGGGAGCTGATCTCATGGAGCAAATTTGTACAGGGAGAAGGGACGGCAGATGCGGCTCGGCGGACTCCCAACCCCAGCTTTGCAACTGCCGTGTTGAAACAGGCCATCAAGCGGACAGACCTAGATTGGCCGGAGAAGATCATGCAGGTCTACATCGCGCACTGTGAAGACTACGAGGACTCGGATGAACTCCAACAGGCTATACTGGAGACCCGGAAAGCCATGAAGGCCATCACCGCACGGCGAGAAAAGGAAGCTGCGGCCGCgttgcagcaacagcagcaggcgGCGGCCAATTATGCATCTCAAGCCGAGAAGCGTAAGCGCCAGGATGACACTGGAGTAAACGGCTATCCCAGCAGTAAAAAGGCCCGTGCCGAGGAGCCAacgccagcgccagcaccgGCTGCGCCGCAACCCGAGTCTGTGGCACTCCGGCGCGACCGCGAAAATGCCACAGTAGTTGTCAAGAATTTGCCTCACCATATTACGGAACACCGTGTCCGACAGTTCTTCCGTCAT TGCGGGACAATCAAAGGCTTGAAGATGCTGCCAGGCGACGATGGAAACTCTGAGACCGCCATCATTGAGTTCGAAACAAGAGAGGAAGCTCTCGTGGCTCAAACGCGTGATCAGAAGTTGCTTGACGATAACGCTATTGAGGTTCATCTTGGCTCCGGATCCACATTGTTCGTAACCAACTTTCCATCGACCGCTGACGAAAGTTATATCCAAAATCTGTTCCGCGAG TATGGCGAGATTGTCGATATACGCTTCCCATCTCTCAAGTACAACACCCATCGACGATTCTGTTACGTGCAGTTCAAATCCTCTGGGGATGCCCATAACGCGACCAGGCTCAATGGCACCCGGGTTGGAAGCGACCTCAGCCTGGTAGTCAAGATCTCCGATCCGACGCGTAGAGAGGACCGTCATGGACCTGTTTACGAAGGGCGGGAGATTCACATCTCCAACATTGACTGGAAAGCcaatgaggatgatctcAAGGAAGTGTTTCAAAAGTACGGCACTATCGAGACGGTGCGGATTCCAAGAAAGGTCGATGGTGGCAGTAAAGGGTTTGGCTATATTGTCTTCTCCACTAAG GAGGAGGCAGAAACCGCCCTTGCTATGCATGAACAGGAATTCCGCTCGCGGCCGCTACAGGTACGAATCTCGACCCCCCAAGGTGCCAAACGAACTGCAACCACAATCGTGAACCGCGTCCAATCCCCTGCGACCGAGGCAAATGGGACCAAAGCGCCATCAGTCGAGCCTGAAGGCACAGCCAAGGAGCGCTCGGCGCGGACCTTGGGGCTCATGAACGTTCCCGACACGGTGAATGATGCGCGGATCCGTGCCATGGTTGAACCTTATGGGCCGCTCATCAAAATCGTCCTGCGCCCTGATCATCAAGGGGCTATTGTCGAATTTGCGGATGTCAACCATGCCGGCAAGGCTTCGCTCGAACTTGAGGGACAGGAAATTGCGCCGGGTCGAAGATTGCATGTGGGCACAGTCTCGGAACTGCTGAAGCAgtcggcggagaagaaggggggACCCGGTCAGGCAACCAAGTCAAAGGACAAGGCCACATTCCTCCAGCCGACCGGACCGATCAAGCGTCCCGTGCAACCCGGTCAGCGCGGTGGCCGAAGAGGTGGGCTGGGGGTGAAGCGGGTCACGATGTCTTCGACAGCCTCGCAGGGGGCCAGCACGAAAGCCGAAGAAGGCGTCCAAAGcgcgacgacgatgacgaccaCGAATGTGACGACAGAAAGCGGCGCTCACCCAGTTGGCGGTGAGAAGTTGAGGAAGAGTAATGATGATTTCCGTGCCATGATCCAGCGGAATCGAGGTGAATGA
- a CDS encoding mitochondrial 54S ribosomal protein uL22m encodes MATMGAVYPYGQLIRSARRGVTFVPRRTLTYSLPRRAQDDGNNGPNEKPEEQSKPSALSSIKNFFFGGRSETAKPKITRRATAPPKREGSLSADSIFAEDEASPKLIASGRTPAARKQAIEAAEGQEEANLEVENRNRITMAAVLDPRPKARMRWERKMIVREVRRRGRLTKTERIMRTERESLSKSHWFKTSVKKLGPLARQIAGKNIDEAMLQMRFSKKKVAKDVLEHLEHAKNVAIVRSGMGLGNAADQKPITITLKNGERKTITNPSSIYIAQAWVNRGPYGVDYDHRARGQINRLRPPYTSLSVLLKEEHTRIREWRDREAEALRKRKAQLWTQLPDRKITAQNQYYSW; translated from the exons ATGGCCACAATGGGTGCTGTATATCCCTACGGGCAACTGATCCGGTCAG CCCGGAGAGGTGTTACTTTCGTCCCTCGACGCACCCTGACATATTCCCTCCCTCGCCGTGCTCAGGATGACGGCAATAATGGGCCTAACGAGAAACCGGAGGAGCAATCCAAACCGTCTGCCTTGTCCTCCATCAagaatttcttcttcggtggcCGGTCCGAGACCGCAAAGCCGAAAATCACCCGCAGAGCAACCGCCCCTCCCAAGCGTGAAGGTTCATTGAGTGCAGACTCAATTTtcgccgaagatgaagcaaGCCCGAAGCTTATTGCATCCGGTCGAACGCCAGCAGCACGCAAACAAGCTATCGAAGCGGCGGAAGGCCAGGAGGAAGCCAATCTGGAGGTGGAAAACCGAAACCGTATCACCATGGCGGCCGTGCTCGATCCTCGTCcgaaggcgaggatgcgcTGGGAGCGCAAGATGATTGTTCGGGAAGTACGTCGTCGGGGCCGTCTGACGAAGACCGAGCGGATCATGCGAACGGAGCGCGAGTCACTATCCAAGTCCCATTGGTTCAAGACGTCCGTGAAGAAGCTGGGACCTCTTGCACGTCAGATCGCAGGAAAGAATATCGACGAGGCTATGTTACAGATGCGCTTCAGTAAGAAGAAGGTCGCCAAAGACGTCCTTGAACACCTCGAGCACGCCAAGAACGTTGCCATTGTTCGGTCAGGTATGGGTCTGGGCAACGCCGCAGATCAGAAGCCGATCACCATTACTCTCAAAAATGGTGAACGGAAAACGATCACCAACCCTTCATCAATTTACATTGCCCAGGCTTGGGTCAACCGAGGTCCATACGGAGTCGACTACGACCATCGCGCTCGAGGCCAGATTAATCGGCTGCGGCCCCCTTACACTTCCCTGAGCGTCTTGCTCAAGGAAGAGCATACCCGGATCAGAGAGTGGCGGGACCGTGAGGCTGAGGCACTGCGCAAGCGGAAAGCCCAACTCTGGACCCAGCTTCCGGACCGGAAGATCACCGCGCAGAACCAGTACTATAGCTGGTGA
- a CDS encoding histidine phosphatase family protein, which produces MMAESITSESHLKLNSVTGYFMQDEPTTDPDTFDYVASNFGLIPRSYDSDAGFDPDGRRTQWERFEYQINKLNEESGPDTSYRLLFLGRHGEGYHNVAERRYGREAWDCYWSLLDGDDNGTWVDARLTPVGIAQAETAHRAWETQIESKIPSPQSYYVSPLNRCLATANITFRGLKMPHTEPFRPVVKELLRETIGLHTCDSRSSKAAIQAEYPEYIIEDGFAEEDPLYDPKLRESDTARDARLRDLLQNIFTHDKNTFISLTAHSGAITSILQVTGHRKFALATGAVIPVLVKVERVAGPLPKMHIDPPTTAPVCKN; this is translated from the exons atgatggctgaATCAATTACATCCGAGTCGCATCTAAAACTGAACAGTGTGACCGGGTATTTCATGCAAGATGAGCCAACGACTGATCCGGACACTTTCGACTAT GTCGCATCAAACTTTGGTCTAATACCTCGAAGCTATGACTCGGACGCCGGGTTTGATCCAGACGGCCGAAGAACCCAATGGGAGCGCTTTGAGTACCAGATCAACAAGCTCAATGAAGAGAGTGGCCCCGATACAAGCTACAGACTGCTCTTCCTGGGCAGACATGGAGAGGGATACCACAATGTTGCCGAGCGCCGCTATGGAAGGGAAGCATGGGAT TGCTATTGGTCCCTTCTCGACGGCGACGATAACGGGACATGGGTGGACGCCCGTCTCACTCCTGTGGGCATAGCCCAGGCGGAAACCGCGCACCGGGCTTGGGAGACGCAGATCGAGAGCAAGATTCCATCCCCTCAGTCGTACTACGTGAGTCCGTTGAACCGATGCCTGGCTACCGCCAATATCACGTTCCGCGGCCTGAAGATGCCGCATACGGAGCCCTTCCGCCCGGTCGTTAAAGAG CTCCTCCGAGAAACGATCGGCCTTCACACCTGCGACAGTCGATCGTCGAAAGCAGCCATACAGGCCGAGTACCCCGAGTATATCATTGAAGATGGCTTCGCAGAGGAAGACCCCCTGTATGATCCAAAGCTACGGGAGTCCGACACCGCGCGTGACGCTCGCCTTCGCGACTTACTCCAGAACATCTTCACTCACGACAAAAACACTTTTATCTCTTTAACGGCACATTCAGGCGCCATTACAAGTATCTTGCAAGTCACGGGGCACCGGAAATTTGCGCTCGCTACGGGTGCTGTCATTCCGGTTCTGGTCAAGGTAGAGCGAGTGGCTGGGCCATTGCCGAAAATGCATATTGATCCTCCTACGACGGCGCCGGTTTGTAAGAATTGA